Proteins from a genomic interval of Colletotrichum higginsianum IMI 349063 chromosome 6, whole genome shotgun sequence:
- a CDS encoding Alcohol dehydrogenase GroES-like domain-containing protein has protein sequence MATQAAYAAEQVIGHQDDAVTAQDVTNYSGDKGGSNELMKALVWQGKNKVEIVTVPRPKILEENDVILKVTGSTLCGSDLHLLHGSVVQMNKGDILGHEFCGVVDEVGSNVKKVKVGKRYVASFQIACGDCFFCKQKLSSQCERTNSNTMEKSMYGSQTAGMFGYSHFTGGFAGGQAEYVRVPIGDVNLLEIPDGVPDEKALFLSDVLATSWNAVKDTAVYEGDQVAIWGAGPIGQMAGAFAIDQGASKVIFVDTEARLSFVKSRWPAQHAGKLELIDYSKLSHGVTNKETVVSRLKELCGGRGPDAAIECAAGEYPKGWLHAAEIAVGAETDTSEIVNEMIEGVRNFGRCGITGVYVGYTNHFNIGSLMERGVRLIGNGQAPVHLYWEDLLRKIQEDKIDVYQMLSHRIRLDDLDKVYYKFEKHEDGIQKIFVETKFSFPRAEGTPEVTTY, from the exons ATGGCAACACAAGCAGCCTACGCGGCCGAACAGGTCATCGGCCACcaggacgacgccgtcacggcgCAGGACGTCACCAACTACAGCGGCGACAAGGGCGGCTCGAATGAGCTCATGAAGGCGCTCGTGTGGCAGGGCAAGAACAAAGTCGAGATCG TCACCGTCCCCAGAcccaagatcctcgaggaGAACGATGTTATCCTCAAGGTCACCGGCAGCACCCTCTGCGGCAGCGACCTTCACCTGCTCCACGGCTCCGTCGTGCAGATGAACAAGGGCGACATCCTCGGCCACGAGTTctgcggcgtcgtcgacgaggtcggctCCAACGTCAAGAAGGTCAAGGTCGGCAAGCGATACGTCGCATCCTTCCAGATCGCCTGCGGTGAT TGCTTCTTCTGCAAGCAGAAGCTGTCGTCCCAGTGCGAGCGGACCAACTCCAACACGATGGAAAAGTCCATGTACGGCTCGCAGACGGCCGGCATGTTCGGCTACTCCCACTTCACCGGCGGcttcgccggcggccaggccgagTACGTCCGCGTGCCCATCGGCGACGTGAACCTGCTCGAGATCCCGGACGGCGTGCCCGACGAGAAGGCACTGTTCCTGTccgacgtcctcgccaccTCGTGGaacgccgtcaaggacaCGGCCGTCTACGAGGGCGACCAGGTCGCCATCTGGGGCGCGGGCCCCATCGGCCAGATGGCCGGCGCCTTCGCCATCGACCAGGGCGCGTCCAAGGTCATCTTCGTCGACACCGAGGCGCGCCTGTCGttcgtcaagtcgcggtggcCCGCCCAGCACGCCGGCAAGCTCGAGCTGATCGACTACTCGAAGCTCTCGCACGGCGTCACCAACAAGGAGACGGTCGTGTCGAGGCTCAAAGAGCTctgcggcggccgcggcccggacgccgccatcgagtgcgccgccggcgagtaCCCCAAGGGCTGGCTGCACGCGGCCGAgatcgccgtcggcgccgagacggACACGAGCGAGATCGTCAACGAGATGATCGAGGGCGTGCGCAACTTTGGCCGCTGCGGCATCACGGGCGTCTACGTCGGCTACACGAACCACTTCAACATCGGCTCGCTGATGGAGCGCGGCGTGCGCCTCATCGGCAACGGCCAGGCGCCCGTCCACCTGTACTGGGAGGACCTGCTGCGCAAGATCCAGGAGGACAAGATCGACGTCTACCAGATGCTGTCGCACCGCATCCGCCTGGACGACCTGGACAAGGTCTACTACAAGTTCGAGAAGCACGAGGACGGCATCCAGAAGATCTTTGTCGAGACCAAGTTCTCCTTCCCGCGGGCCGAGGGCACGCCGGAGGTGACGACGTACTAA